In the Acidobacteriota bacterium genome, GGGGCTCACCCCGCGCGTGACCACCGTCATGCCGTTGACTGGCGACGCGTCCGATCGCCGCTACTTCCGCGTGCTGATGAAAGGCGAGCCGCCCATCGTCCTGGCCCTGCATCAGGGGCCGATCGAGTTCGAGAAGATGCCGTTCGTGGCGATCGCGCGCCTGTTGCGGCAGATCCCGGTGCCCGTGCCGGCCATCCTGCATCACTCCAACGAGCTCGGCGTGCTGGGCCTCGAGGATTTGGGGGACGTCACGTTGCAGGCGCACCTTGGGTCGACAACGCCGGCCGAGCATGCCGCGTTGTACCGCCAGGCCGTGTCGTTCATCGCGCACATGCAGCAGCGCGGCGAGGAGTTGCGGTCGCCGGAATATCCGCCGTACCAGATCGCCTTCGACGTCGAGAAGCTCACCTGGGAGTTGGAGTTTTTCGTCAAGCATTACCTGCTCGCCTACAAGGGGGCGGCCCCGGGCGAGGCGCACCGCGAGGCGCTGCGCGGCGAGTGGTCGGCGATTGTCGAGGAGCTCGCGGGTGAGCCACGGGTGCTGTGCCACCGCGATTACCACAGCCGCAACCTGATGCTGCACGGCGGCTCGCTCTTCATCATCGACTTCCAGGACGCCCGCATGGGGCCCGACACCTACGACCTGGCCTCGCTGCTCCGCGACGCCTACGTGGACCTGACGGCGCCGCAGGTCGATGAGCTGATTGCGTTCTTCCTGGCCCTGAAGGGCCTGCGCCGGGCCGAAGACCAGGCCGAGTTCCGCCGCCGGTTCGACCTGATGGCGCTGCAGCGCAACCTCAAGGCGCTCGGCACGTTCGGCTACATGACCACCGGCCGCAACAACACGGTCTACATTCAGTACATCCCGCGCACGCTGAGCCACGTGAAGGCGAATCTCGCGAAGTATCCACGGTTCGCGCGGCTGCGCGAGCTGCTCGACCAGTGGCTGTAACATAGGCTTGGGGCTTGGGCTTGGGACTCGGCCTGACGAAACCACTGTGTTTGGCGTATCCACTCACCTCTATCTGAGCGACCGTCTTGACCGCGACCACCTGGTCGAGATCGCGGCGCATGGATTCGACGCGGTTGAAGTGTTCGCCGTGCGCGATCATTTCGACTACCACGACCGTCGCGCCGCGCTGGCGCTCGCCGAATGGCTGGACGATACCCGGCTGACGCTGCATTCGATGCATGCGCCGATCGCCGCTGCCTACGCGAACGGCACGTGGCGCGAAGGCTATTCCTTGGCCGCCGCGGACGAGCCACGGCGTAAGCTCGCCGTCGCAGAAACCGCCGCGGCGCTCAATCTTGCGGCCCTGGTGCCCTACCGGGTGCTGGTGCTTCACTGCGGCGTGCCGGCGCCGCACGGGTCGGCGGCCGACAATCACGCGCCGTCGATGGTCCGCAGTCTCGAGGAGTTGTCGCCGATCGCCGACGGCGCCGGCGTCAGGCTGGCCGTTGAAGTGATT is a window encoding:
- a CDS encoding sugar phosphate isomerase/epimerase family protein, which translates into the protein MFGVSTHLYLSDRLDRDHLVEIAAHGFDAVEVFAVRDHFDYHDRRAALALAEWLDDTRLTLHSMHAPIAAAYANGTWREGYSLAAADEPRRKLAVAETAAALNLAALVPYRVLVLHCGVPAPHGSAADNHAPSMVRSLEELSPIADGAGVRLAVEVIPNALSTASSLVDLLESEIEASGLGICMDVGHARLMGDVVEAIETCSGHLLTTHLHDNRGRTDDHLVPGQGVVDWEAALLAFQKVGYDGAWMFELAIAAERRPVLERAAKARARFESLLSIGDEPPMNPAAD
- a CDS encoding phosphotransferase; protein product: MDPRLEQYLDLQGLTPRVTTVMPLTGDASDRRYFRVLMKGEPPIVLALHQGPIEFEKMPFVAIARLLRQIPVPVPAILHHSNELGVLGLEDLGDVTLQAHLGSTTPAEHAALYRQAVSFIAHMQQRGEELRSPEYPPYQIAFDVEKLTWELEFFVKHYLLAYKGAAPGEAHREALRGEWSAIVEELAGEPRVLCHRDYHSRNLMLHGGSLFIIDFQDARMGPDTYDLASLLRDAYVDLTAPQVDELIAFFLALKGLRRAEDQAEFRRRFDLMALQRNLKALGTFGYMTTGRNNTVYIQYIPRTLSHVKANLAKYPRFARLRELLDQWL